In Topomyia yanbarensis strain Yona2022 chromosome 2, ASM3024719v1, whole genome shotgun sequence, one DNA window encodes the following:
- the LOC131684889 gene encoding uncharacterized protein LOC131684889: protein MSAKQKSSAGARDDDLSSESVEVLRERLNQMKRLIAERQSQNSSGSASDLWSPQTRSTCSGIIDGNFLSMAFGGALIVILSVSVYAFYNLYHAVLKKFPSQHTEL from the exons ATGTCCGCAAAGCAAAAATCAAGTGCAGGTGCTAGGGATG ATGATCTGTCTTCGGAATCAGTAGAAGTCCTTCGCGAGCGTTTGAACCAAATGAAGCGTCTGATTGCTGAACGACAATCCCAGAACAGCAGCGGCAGTGCCTCTGACCTCTGGTCCCCTCAGACCAGATCCACCTGTAGTGGCATAATCGATGGTAATTTTCTGTCGATGGCTTTCGGTGGGGCCCTGATTGTGATCCTATCGGTATCGGTGTACGCATTCTACAATTTGTACCATGCCGTACTCAAAAAGTTCCCATCTCAGCACACGGAGCTGTAA
- the LOC131684883 gene encoding SWI/SNF-related matrix-associated actin-dependent regulator of chromatin subfamily B member 1 — MSLKTYGDKPVSFQIEENGEYFCIGSEVGNYLRLFRGLLYKKYPGMLRRTLSPEERKKLLDSGISNQFLASSVSLLRANEVQEILDGNDEKYKAVSITTTELPAPRESKSSKKQPPWVPTMPNSSHLDAVPQATPINRNRVHNKKIRTFPMCFDDTDPTMNIENAAQTEMLVPVRLDMEIEGQKLRDTFTWNRNESMITPEQFAEVLCDDLDLNTTPFVPAIAAAIRQQIEAYPSEPVVLEEGSDQRVLVKLNIHVGNTSLVDQVEWDMAEKENNPEDFAVKLCAELGLGGEFVTAISYSIRGQLSWHQRTYAYSEAPLATVEVPFRAPSDADQWAPFLETLTDAEMEKKIRDQDRNTRRMRRLANTYT; from the exons ATGTCCCTGAAAACTTACGGCGACAAGCCGGTAAGCTTCCAAATCGAAGAAAATGGTGAATATTTTTGCATCGGCTCGGAG GTGGGAAACTATCTCCGACTTTTCCGTGGGTTGCTATACAAGAAGTATCCGGGGATGCTCCGGCGCACGTTAAGCCCCGAGGAACGAAAGAAGCTACTCGATTCCGGAATTAGCAACCAGTTCCTTGCCAGTTCAGTTTCACTGTTGAGAGCAAACGAAGTGCAAGAAATTCTCGatggaaatgatgaaaagtatAAGGCTGTATCGATTACCACTACTGAGTTACCAGCACCTAGAGAAAGCAAATCAAGCAAGAAGCAACCGCCATGGGTCCCGACCATGCCCAATTCCAGCCATTTGGATGCGGTTCCGCAGGCGACTCCGATCAACCGGAACAGAgttcataacaaaaaaattcgcACTTTTCCCATGTGTTTTGACGATACGGATCCAACGATGAACATCGAGAATGCTGCTCAAACGGAAATGCTGGTCCCGGTCCGATTGGACATGGAGATTGAAGGTCAAAAACTACGTGATACGTTCACCTGGAACCGGAACGAATCGATGATCACTCCAGAACAATTTGCAGAGGTTTTGTGTGATGACTTGGACTTAAACACGACACCCTTCGTCCCGGCAATTGCCGCTGCCATAAGACAGCAAATCGAAGCATACCCGAGCGAACCGGTAGTGCTGGAGGAGGGTTCCGACCAACGTGTGCTAGTGAAGCTAAACATTCACGTCGGAAATACGTCGCTGGTCGATCAGGTCGAGTGGGACATGGCAGAGAAGGAAAACAATCCGGAAGACTTTGCAGTTAAGCTGTGTGCAGAGCTGGGTCTGGGTGGAGAATTTGTGACGGCAATTTCCTACTCCATTCGAGGTCAGTTGTCGTGGCATCAGCGCACTTACGCGTACAGCGAGGCCCCTCTGGCTACGGTCGAAGTTCCCTTCAGAGCACCTAGTGACGCAGACCAGTGGGCACCTTTTCTGGAGACACTGACCGATGCGGAGATGGAGAAGAAGATTCGCGACCAGGATCGTAATACACGGCGAATGCGTCGATTGGCCAACACCTACACATAA